In Primulina huaijiensis isolate GDHJ02 chromosome 16, ASM1229523v2, whole genome shotgun sequence, a single genomic region encodes these proteins:
- the LOC140961874 gene encoding 1-aminocyclopropane-1-carboxylate oxidase 5-like encodes MAIPVIDFSKLNGDERSKTVAQIANCCEDWGFFQLINHGIPEDLLERVKKVASECYKFEREPGFKNSKPVNLLKELVEKKSDESLVESVDWEDVFLLSDENHDEWPSKTPSFKETMKEYRAELKKLAIKVMEVMDENLGLPKGYIKKAFNGGKEEEENSAFFGTKVSHYPPCPHPDKVNGLRAHTDAGGVILLFQDDVVNGLQILKDGVWINVQPVQNAIVINTGDQIEVLSNGKYKSVWHRVLALPEGNRRSIASFYNPSFKATIEPAKELVQTEKKLQVDQNLAKYPKFLFGDYMSVYAEQKFLPKEPRFQAVKAV; translated from the exons ATGGCGATCCCTGTAATTGATTTCTCAAAACTCAATGGAGATGAGAGATCCAAAACCGTTGCTCAAATTGCCAATTGCTGTGAAGACTGGGGATTCTTTCAG TTGATCAACCATGGAATCCCTGAGGATCTCCTGGAGAGGGTGAAGAAGGTTGCTTCTGAATGCTACAAGTTTGAAAGAGAGCCCGGCTTCAAGAATTCGAAACCGGTGAATCTGCTGAAGGAATTGGTTGAGAAGAAAAGCGATGAAAGTTTAGTAGAAAGTGTTGATTGGGAGGATGTATTTTTGCTCTCAGATGAGAATCACGATGAATGGCCTTCAAAAACACCTAGTTTCAA GGAAACCATGAAGGAATACCGAGCTGAACTGAAGAAACTTGCGATCAAAGTGATGGAAGTGATGGACGAGAACTTAGGCCTGCCAAAAGGGTACATCAAAAAGGCGTTCAACGGTGGAAAAGAAGAGGAAGAGAACTCGGCCTTTTTCGGGACGAAGGTGAGCCACTACCCACCTTGCCCACACCCAGATAAGGTGAACGGCCTCCGAGCTCACACGGATGCAGGAGGCGTGATCTTACTCTTTCAAGACGACGTGGTGAACGGCCTTCAAATCCTGAAAGATGGGGTCTGGATAAATGTGCAGCCGGTCCAAAACGCCATAGTGATCAACACAGgtgatcagatcgaagtgttgAGTAATGGCAAGTACAAGAGTGTCTGGCATCGGGTTTTGGCTTTGCCGGAGGGGAACAGGAGATCGATTGCCTCGTTTTACAACCCATCTTTTAAGGCCACCATCGAACCTGCGAAGGAATTGGTGCAGACTGAGAAAAAATTACAAGTGGATCAGAATTTGGCGAAGTATCCTAAGTTCTTGTTCGGGGACTATATGTCTGTTTATGCAGAACAAAAGTTCTTGCCTAAAGAGCCAAGGTTCCAAGCAGTGAAAGCAGTGTGA